From Pelmatolapia mariae isolate MD_Pm_ZW linkage group LG1, Pm_UMD_F_2, whole genome shotgun sequence, one genomic window encodes:
- the atmin gene encoding ATM interactor, which yields MLLLGLSAKHGMHCQHRNMAASSTGKASNSDNATAGSLNCNEEALPQSREMIKPTIVELTKEVRTNILCTVEGCGKILPNTPALNMHLVKSHRIKDGIVNPTVRKDMKGSQKLYCCPIEGCPRGPNRPFSQFSLVKQHFMKMHAEKKHKCSKCNNGYSTEWDLKRHIEDCGKTYHCTCGCPYASRAALLSHIYRTGHEIPTEHRIPPVKKRKMEKLLSGSEKVKINDSTFQIIPAATEQTDTSLPSDTTVTIPDSRRSLQKLLLPKPKMALVSVPVMQVAHLPVLLPSTESGALRSVVLAVDSQGSVSALQLLPQATGAVVPQLDAKSLGFKDSMPTSRSSQGPISTGVQVNLDPVGAEDSTISMAAQRGRSTSTNIQTDKSYLSKMPTGVGVGEGLGLCSAGESSVSSCSQTDISVSAQVLLPVSVETQTFFSRAKSTSSIGAQTDGQCLSQIPCSSSSVLPYKTRQTQTYFAMPQSEEKAQNQAVMCSDLFGNDSLSVSTQTTLDIDDTLCAAGSTIYEDSKSEGGMCFGVQTHELSANNMADNQTQTMTLLNDLENILSDSMSGHQVLTEASAGCGSSLSSVQEQHNGIDFDFEEFLNAVHIQTQTEESELGGLGGDTPMESLDIQTQTDFLLMDDLDQSEGPSRTQASDLELFDTQTQTDLNFLLNAGSHMPLSSILRHSSFSMSTESSDTETQTDLPSFATSLSAQTPVTQGENARLLNSTETQTVTSQAEGLGNLFLTSNETQTVMDDFLSADLAWNMESHFSSVETQTCEELCALFQHSEKPNS from the exons ATGCTGCTGCTGGGGCTCTCTGCCAAACACGGAATGCACTGTCAACACAGAAACATGGCTGCCTCTTCAACGGGCAAGGCGAGTAACAGTGATAACGCTACTGCCGGCAGTCTAAACTGTAACGAAGAAGCTCTGCCGCAGTCTCGGGAAATGATAAAACCCACCATCGTGGAGCTGACCAAAGAAGTGAGGACGAACATCCTATGCACCGTGGAAGGATGTGGCAAGATTCTCCCGAACACACCTGCGTTGAACATGCATCTGGTTAAGTCGCACAGAATAAAG GATGGTATTGTCAATCCCACGGTAAGAAAGGACATGAAGGGCTCTCAGAAGCTTTACTGCTGTCCTATTGAGGGTTGTCCCAGAGGCCCTAACAGACCTTTCTCCCAGTTCTCCCTGGTTAAGCAA caCTTCATGAAGATGCATGCAGAAAAGAAACATAAGTGCTCCAAGTGCAACAATGGCTACAGTACAGAGTGGGACTTAAAGAGGCACATAGAAGACTGTGGAAAGACCTACCACTGTACATGTGGCTGCCCCTATGCTAGCAGGGCTGCTCTACTCTCACATATCTACAGGACGGGTCATGAAATTCCAACAGAGCACAG AATTCCCCCagtaaaaaagagaaagatggAAAAACTGTTAAGTGGTTCTGAAAAGGTTAAGATCAATGATTCAACCTTCCAGATCATCCCTGCTGCCACAGAGCAGACAGACACTTCTCTCCCTTCTGATACAACCGTTACTATCCCAGACTCCCGGAGGAGCCTGCAGAAGTTGCTTTTACCAAAACCCAAGATGGCTTTGGTTAGTGTTCCTGTGATGCAGGTGGCTCATTTGCCTGTACTCCTTCCATCTACAGAAAGTGGGGCTCTGAGGTCTGTAGTGCTTGCTGTAGATAGCCAAGGTTCTGTTAGTGCCCTTCAGCTCCTTCCACAAGCCACAGGAGCAGTGGTACCCCAACTTGATGCTAAAAGTTTGGGTTTCAAGGATAGCATGCCTACTTCCCGCTCTAGCCAGGGGCCTATTAGCACAGGAGTGCAAGTCAATCTGGATCCAGTAGGTGCAGAGGATTCAACCATCAGCATGGCAGCACAGCGAGGAAGGAGCACTTCCACTAACATTCAGACAGACAAATCGTACTTGTCAAAAATGCCCACAGGAGTAGGGGTTGGGGAGGGACTAGGCTTGTGCTCTGCGGGTGAGTCCTCTGTGTCTTCTTGCTCCCAAACGGACATCAGTGTCAGTGCCCAAGTCCTTTTGCCAGTCAGTGTTGAAACCCAAACATTCTTCTCTCGAGCCAAATCCACATCGTCTATTGGAGCTCAAACAGACGGCCAGTGCCTGAGCCAAATTCCCTGCTCATCCTCTTCTGTGCTTCCGTACAAAACCaggcagacacagacatactTTGCCATGCCGCAATCAGAGGAGAAGGCTCAGAACCAGGCTGTCATGTGCTCAGACCTATTTGGGAATGACTCCCTCAGTGTGTCAACCCAAACAACTCTGGACATAGATGACACCCTTTGTGCTGCAGGAAGCACTATATATGAGGACTCAAAATCAGAAGGTGGTATGTGTTTTGGGGTGCAGACGCATGAGCTGAGTGCAAACAACATGGCAGACAACCAGACCCAAACAATGACCTTGTTAAATGACCTGGAAAACATCCTGTCTGACAGTATGTCAGGCCATCAGGTGCTCACAGAGGCTTCTGCAGGCTGTGGGTCAAGTCTCAGCTCTGTTCAAGAGCAACATAACGGCATCGACTTTGATTTTGAAGAATTCCTCAATGCTGTGCACATCCAGACACAGACCGAGGAGAGTGAGCTGGGAGGACTGGGTGGTGACACGCCAATGGAGTCTCTAGACattcagacacagacagacttcCTACTGATGGATGATCTGGACCAAAGTGAGGGACCAAGCCGAACCCAAGCCAGCGACTTGGAGCTATTTGATACTCAAACTCAGACTGACCTCAATTTTCTGCTGAATGCCGGAAGCCACATGCCCCTGAGCAGCATCTTGCGACATTCAAGCTTTTCTATGAGCACAGAGTCatcagacacagaaacacaaacagatctCCCTTCATTTGCCACGAGTCTCTCTGCTCAGACTCCTGTCACTCAAGGAGAGAATGCAAGACTGCTgaacagcacagagacacagactgtgACTAGCCAAGCAGAAGGCCTAGGAAACCTGTTCCTGACCAGCAACGAAACCCAAACTGTCATGGATGACTTCCTGTCAGCGGACTTGGCGTGGAACATGGAGTCCCATTTCAGCTCTGTGGAAACCCAGACATGTGAAGAACTTTGTGCTCTGTTTCAGCATTCTGAGAAACCCAACAGCTGA
- the LOC134629511 gene encoding protein phosphatase 1 regulatory subunit 3E: MEAKSAHPVAVMLPPKNCLPRNYSCIAGLFGSLAAANPRLEDGEDFDMVNATCEPIESAVVDERPRGREISLKPPQSPNLRRRCKSLPTPTERAKLEIARSRSPTIKKKVRFADSLGLELISVKHFDDADVPEVPERIMAKLPKGPLHLHHLDTKFPRAPAQSVFMELQFTNPGTLPGFEQKVREVNVLLETVEADEFSLSGFVRVLNLAFEKSVSLRYSLNNWITFMDSLASYVPDSSDGVTDRFCFKIVMPTYLDNGGTLQFAIKYCVGGQEFWDNNNGNNYKVRHHRFKMSPPREWENGWIHFI; this comes from the coding sequence ATGGAAGCGAAGTCTGCGCACCCTGTCGCGGTCATGCTTCCCCCAAAGAACTGCCTGCCGAGGAACTACAGCTGCATAGCTGGACTATTCGGGAGTCTTGCAGCGGCAAATCCGAGGCTTGAAGATGGAGAGGATTTTGACATGGTGAACGCCACTTGTGAGCCTATCGAGAGCGCAGTGGTGGATGAGAGGCCAAGGGGCAGAGAGATTTCCCTGAAGCCCCCACAGAGCCCTAATCTGCGTCGGAGGTGCAAGTCTTTGCCTACACCTACAGAGAGAGCAAAGTTAGAGATCGCCCGCAGCAGAAGCCCAACCATTAAGAAAAAAGTCCGCTTCGCGGACTCCCTGGGCCTGGAGCTCATTTCAGTGAAGCATTTTGACGACGCAGATGTTCCCGAGGTGCCTGAGCGCATAATGGCAAAATTACCCAAGGGACCCCTTCACCTTCATCACTTGGACACAAAATTCCCCCGGGCTCCTGCGCAGTCTGTGTTCATGGAATTGCAGTTCACCAACCCAGGCACATTACCCGGCTTCGAGCAGAAAGTGAGGGAGGTAAACGTCCTGTTGGAGACCGTGGAGGCAGACGAATTCAGCCTCTCCGGCTTCGTGCGCGTGTTGAATCTGGCTTTCGAAAAGAGCGTCTCTTTGCGGTATTCCCTAAACAACTGGATAACCTTTATGGACAGTTTGGCGTCCTATGTTCCTGACTCGAGCGACGGTGTCACTGACAGGTTCTGTTTCAAGATAGTTATGCCCACCTACCTAGACAACGGAGGAACATTGCAATTTGCAATTAAATACTGTGTCGGCGGGCAAGAGTTTTGGGACAATAATAACGGCAATAACTACAAAGTCCGTCATCACCGGTTCAAGATGTCTCCACCTCGGGAATGGGAAAACGGATGGATTCATTTTATCTGA